In Mycteria americana isolate JAX WOST 10 ecotype Jacksonville Zoo and Gardens chromosome 23, USCA_MyAme_1.0, whole genome shotgun sequence, a single window of DNA contains:
- the YKT6 gene encoding synaptobrevin homolog YKT6 has protein sequence MRLYSLSVLYKGDPKVHLLKAAYDVSTFNFFQRSSVQEFMTFTSQLIVERSGLGSRASVKEQDYLCHVYVRNDGLAGVVIADNEYPQRVCFTLLDKVLDEFSRQVNKIDWPSGSPATISYAALDGYLSKYQNPRDADPMTRVQAELDETKIILHNTMESLLERGEKLDDLVSKSEVLGAQSKAFYKTARKQNSCCEIM, from the exons ATGAGGCTCTACAGCCTAAGTGTCCTTTACAAAGGAGACCCCAAAGTGCATTTACTGAAAGCTGCCTACGACGTCTCCACTTTCAACTTCTTCCAGAGGTCCAG CGTGCAGGAATTCATGACCTTCACGAGCCAGCTGATCGTGGAGCGCTcggggctgggcagcagagcctccGTCAAGGAGCAAG ACTACCTCTGCCACGTGTACGTCCGGAACGACGGGCTGGCCGGAGTGGTGATTGCAGATAACGAGTATCCGCAGCGGGTTTGCTTCACCTTGCTGGACAAG GTGCTGGATGAATTCTCCAGGCAGGTCAACAAAATAGACTGGCCGTCAGGATCCCCAGCGACAATCAGCTACGCCGCCTTGGACGGGTACCTCAGCAAATACCAG AACCCCCGCGATGCCGACCCCATGACCAGAGTGCAGGCGGAGCTGGACGAGACCAAAATCATCCTG CACAACACCATGGAGTCACTGTTGGAGCGAGGGGAGAAGCTGGACGACTTGGTCTCCAAATCGGAGGTGCTCGGGGCACAGTCCAAAGCCTTCTACAAAACT gcCCGAAAGCAGAACTCGTGCTGTGAAATCATGTGA